The following are from one region of the Leptospira selangorensis genome:
- a CDS encoding branched-chain amino acid transaminase, whose product MPESIKKLSYFEGKIVPESEANINIKTHALQYGTTVFGGIRGYYDSSSDNLYVFRILDHYKRLVNSTKIMQLQFTKTPEELRDITLDLLKQSGYRRNVYLRPFIYTSALQLSPRFHDVPTELAIYVLELDDYLDTKRGLTTMVSSWRRFDDTVIPTLSKVSGGYVNSALAKSEAVQNGYDEAIFLDSRGFVSEGSAENIFLVRDGKIITPSISSSLLEGITRRSVLQLAKDSGFEVIERDITRSELYIADEIFFSGTGVQIAWVSEVDKRKIGTGEMGPITKKLQSTFFDLVVGKNQNYKHWLTPVY is encoded by the coding sequence ATGCCCGAATCCATCAAGAAACTCTCTTACTTCGAAGGAAAAATAGTCCCGGAGTCCGAAGCAAATATAAACATCAAAACTCACGCCTTACAATATGGAACCACTGTCTTCGGAGGTATCCGAGGATATTATGACTCTAGTTCCGATAACTTATATGTTTTCAGGATCTTAGATCATTATAAACGTCTTGTGAATTCTACTAAGATCATGCAGTTACAATTCACAAAGACTCCCGAAGAGCTCCGCGACATAACCTTAGATCTTCTTAAACAATCCGGATACAGAAGGAACGTATATCTTAGACCTTTCATCTATACTTCTGCACTGCAACTTTCTCCTAGGTTCCATGATGTTCCTACTGAACTTGCAATTTATGTTTTAGAGTTGGACGATTACTTAGACACCAAGCGTGGACTCACTACTATGGTATCAAGTTGGAGAAGGTTCGACGATACTGTCATCCCTACTCTCTCCAAAGTTTCCGGTGGATATGTAAACTCAGCTCTTGCAAAATCAGAAGCAGTTCAGAACGGATACGACGAAGCAATCTTCTTGGACAGCAGAGGTTTCGTAAGCGAAGGGTCTGCAGAGAATATTTTCTTAGTGAGAGATGGGAAGATCATCACACCTTCTATCTCTTCTTCTTTGTTAGAAGGAATTACAAGACGTTCCGTTCTTCAACTTGCAAAAGACTCAGGATTCGAAGTCATCGAGAGAGATATCACAAGAAGTGAACTTTATATCGCAGATGAGATCTTCTTTTCCGGAACCGGTGTGCAGATCGCTTGGGTCAGTGAAGTTGATAAGAGAAAGATAGGTACCGGAGAGATGGGACCGATCACTAAAAAACTTCAGTCCACATTCTTTGATCTAGTTGTTGGAAAAAACCAAAACTACAAACACTGGTTGACTCCTGTTTATTAA
- the dnaA gene encoding chromosomal replication initiator protein DnaA — MDPSWKRVLEEVSKEIPPTYFDKFIYTLQLESLTDDRCILIAPSSNIKTHVEKKYQNHIEEAIFRASGNRVPVEIVLEAASNLNEVLQEKFKDKSYSFNPDYSFDNFIVGNTNRLAFSAAMECVKNPAEINPLYLFGKVGVGKTHLLHSIGSEILKKEPWKTVHYVDIKSFMSEFLFALQSRDSIESFKIKYQSYNCLLIDDIQLLNTGAEKTQEEFFSIFNFLFERKRQIVIASDRPSSELPLHERLKSRFVTGVQADIQPPDRDIRIGILEKNCQILNLGLSSEHIQFIADLIEDDTRALLGALNDLALHKRAFSHLFFTTTMIEEILKNRIFRKKNFQLSQDKVIEHISSLYNLDPNEVMGKSRKPEYVIPRHLSMYVLHKGFRLNKSQVGRMFSAEHTTVIHAVRNIENKIKEDKEFSIKVEEVLNRFRFQ, encoded by the coding sequence TTGGACCCTAGCTGGAAGCGTGTATTAGAGGAAGTCTCCAAGGAAATTCCTCCTACGTACTTTGATAAGTTCATATATACCTTACAATTAGAGAGTTTAACAGACGATCGTTGCATCCTCATAGCTCCATCTTCTAATATTAAGACACATGTTGAGAAAAAATACCAAAACCATATCGAAGAAGCGATCTTCAGAGCTAGTGGAAACAGAGTCCCAGTCGAGATCGTTCTAGAAGCAGCTTCCAATCTAAACGAAGTTCTTCAGGAAAAATTCAAAGATAAGTCTTATTCTTTTAATCCGGATTATTCTTTTGATAATTTTATCGTAGGTAACACGAACCGTCTCGCTTTCAGCGCGGCAATGGAATGTGTAAAAAACCCTGCAGAGATCAATCCATTATACTTATTCGGAAAAGTAGGAGTTGGTAAAACCCATCTTCTTCATTCTATAGGTTCCGAAATTCTCAAAAAGGAACCTTGGAAAACAGTACATTACGTAGATATAAAGTCCTTCATGAGTGAGTTCTTGTTCGCTCTACAATCCAGAGATTCTATCGAATCTTTTAAAATTAAGTACCAATCTTACAATTGTCTATTGATCGATGATATCCAACTTTTGAACACAGGAGCGGAAAAAACTCAAGAAGAGTTCTTCTCTATCTTCAACTTTCTATTTGAAAGAAAAAGACAGATTGTGATCGCATCGGATCGTCCTAGTTCCGAACTTCCTCTACATGAAAGACTAAAATCCAGATTTGTTACCGGTGTTCAGGCGGATATCCAACCGCCTGATAGAGATATTCGTATCGGAATCTTAGAAAAGAACTGCCAAATTTTGAATTTGGGTCTTTCTTCCGAACATATCCAGTTCATCGCGGACCTGATCGAAGATGATACTCGAGCACTTCTAGGCGCTTTGAATGATCTAGCTCTTCATAAAAGAGCATTCTCTCATCTATTCTTCACCACAACGATGATAGAAGAGATACTTAAGAATCGTATCTTCCGTAAAAAGAATTTCCAACTCAGCCAAGACAAGGTTATAGAACATATTTCTTCTCTATATAACTTGGATCCGAATGAGGTGATGGGTAAGAGCAGAAAACCTGAGTATGTGATTCCTCGACATCTCAGTATGTATGTATTACATAAAGGTTTTCGACTGAATAAAAGTCAGGTTGGAAGAATGTTTTCAGCGGAACATACGACTGTAATCCATGCGGTTCGTAACATCGAAAATAAGATTAAAGAAGATAAAGAATTTTCCATTAAAGTGGAAGAAGTTCTGAATCGATTCCGTTTCCAATAA
- the dnaN gene encoding DNA polymerase III subunit beta gives MKIKVNTSEFLKAIHAVEGVISAREIRSVLSNLKLEAETSSVSISATDLEISIKTSLNAQVEKSGDISLPAKQLSSIFKTIHFEEALLSTEDGDADSSITYITDATKKNDYKNKLNGMDAEEIKTIPKVDSSNISDFPTAMFAEMIRKTSYAIAHEDQRYIFNGLFMVPKGDKLVFAVTDGRRLCKIERPLSTTLKFKDSVIIPSKAIREISKMIATAETGKIGIIDNQIYVNANQIELLCKLIEGNFPNYEQVIPKSSKFSAVIPKEGFQIYLRQALIAAEEPTRQIRLTFTKNNINFYAQTQGVNEVSINMPIDYSGDEVTVAFKGEYLSDVFKSIDDNEFKIEFSDSSSPVVFKDPSDPDFISVIMPMKI, from the coding sequence TTGAAGATCAAAGTGAACACATCCGAGTTCCTAAAAGCGATTCACGCTGTAGAGGGAGTGATCTCCGCTAGAGAGATACGTTCTGTTCTCTCCAACTTAAAATTAGAAGCTGAAACTTCTTCAGTATCTATTTCTGCGACTGACTTAGAGATATCTATTAAAACATCATTAAATGCTCAAGTAGAGAAGTCGGGAGATATTTCTTTACCAGCAAAACAATTATCCAGTATTTTTAAAACTATTCACTTCGAAGAGGCTTTACTCTCGACTGAAGACGGCGATGCTGATTCAAGTATTACTTATATCACTGACGCTACTAAAAAGAATGATTATAAAAACAAACTGAATGGAATGGATGCAGAAGAGATTAAGACTATTCCTAAAGTGGACTCTTCTAATATCTCCGATTTTCCGACCGCAATGTTTGCAGAGATGATCCGTAAAACTTCTTATGCAATCGCACACGAAGACCAAAGATATATCTTCAACGGACTGTTTATGGTTCCTAAGGGAGATAAACTTGTATTTGCAGTTACTGATGGCAGAAGGTTATGTAAGATCGAAAGGCCACTTTCCACAACTTTGAAATTTAAAGATTCAGTGATCATTCCTTCTAAAGCTATCAGAGAGATCTCTAAAATGATCGCTACCGCAGAAACAGGAAAGATCGGCATCATAGACAATCAGATCTATGTGAATGCAAATCAGATCGAACTTCTTTGTAAACTAATCGAAGGTAATTTCCCGAATTATGAACAAGTAATTCCTAAGTCTTCTAAATTCAGTGCGGTAATTCCTAAAGAAGGATTCCAGATCTATCTTAGACAAGCATTGATCGCTGCAGAAGAGCCTACTCGTCAGATACGTTTAACATTCACAAAAAATAATATTAACTTCTACGCTCAAACACAAGGAGTGAATGAGGTCAGTATTAATATGCCGATCGACTATTCCGGAGACGAAGTTACCGTAGCTTTCAAAGGTGAATACCTATCTGATGTATTCAAGTCCATTGATGATAATGAATTTAAAATAGAATTCAGCGATTCAAGTTCACCTGTGGTGTTCAAGGATCCTTCTGATCCTGATTTTATATCGGTAATCATGCCGATGAAAATTTAA
- the recF gene encoding DNA replication/repair protein RecF (All proteins in this family for which functions are known are DNA-binding proteins that assist the filamentation of RecA onto DNA for the initiation of recombination or recombinational repair.), with translation MFLRSLRLLNFRNHEQISLEFHSRLIFFVGENGEGKTNLLEAISMISWLKSFRESEEGNLIRWNSDGYYIKGEVDRDHKREIYELGFSKKPVSRRKLKFNQEEVKKRSDLVGKFLSVLMTPLDLVIVEGGPSERRRFLDSLLSSLDPSYLNDLIEYNRILKQRNALLKSGSSDPGLYEIWNQRLIEKGISIFNKRKEFILEFDPIYRENLKKLSGGRDNLTLEYKPSFFDLENFKETLQRNINRDRKLGYTSVGIHRDDLYIGEDNRDIMDFASQGQKRSTVISLKAAAFEYYRRKLGRTPILLIDDVIRELDVKRREYFVDLVLNSGQAFFTTTDLEGISDYVGRLEDEKQIFVVKNGLVTPYQ, from the coding sequence GTGTTTTTACGAAGCCTAAGGCTTCTCAATTTCAGAAATCACGAACAGATAAGCCTGGAGTTTCATTCCAGGCTTATTTTCTTTGTGGGAGAAAACGGAGAAGGAAAAACAAACTTACTCGAAGCAATCTCTATGATCTCTTGGCTGAAAAGTTTTAGAGAATCAGAAGAAGGGAATTTGATCCGCTGGAATTCAGATGGATATTATATCAAAGGCGAAGTAGATAGAGATCATAAAAGAGAAATTTATGAATTAGGTTTTTCTAAAAAACCTGTTAGTCGCCGCAAACTCAAATTTAATCAAGAAGAAGTAAAAAAAAGATCCGACTTAGTAGGAAAGTTCCTAAGTGTTTTGATGACTCCTTTGGATCTAGTTATAGTAGAAGGTGGGCCTTCTGAAAGAAGAAGGTTTTTGGACAGTCTACTTTCTTCTTTAGATCCTTCTTACTTAAATGATCTAATAGAATATAATCGTATCTTAAAACAAAGAAATGCACTTTTAAAAAGTGGCTCTTCTGATCCTGGTCTTTACGAAATTTGGAATCAAAGACTGATAGAAAAAGGGATCAGTATATTTAATAAAAGAAAAGAATTCATTTTAGAATTCGATCCTATCTATAGAGAAAATCTAAAAAAGTTAAGCGGCGGAAGGGATAATCTAACTCTAGAATATAAACCGAGTTTTTTCGATCTGGAAAATTTTAAGGAAACCTTACAAAGGAATATTAATAGAGATCGAAAACTAGGTTATACTTCCGTGGGAATTCATAGGGATGATCTGTATATCGGGGAAGATAATCGTGATATAATGGATTTCGCTTCTCAGGGCCAAAAAAGAAGCACTGTAATTTCCTTAAAAGCGGCCGCTTTCGAGTATTATCGTAGAAAATTGGGTAGAACTCCTATCCTTCTGATTGATGACGTAATCCGAGAATTGGATGTAAAAAGAAGAGAATATTTTGTGGATCTTGTTTTGAATTCAGGACAGGCTTTTTTTACTACCACTGACCTCGAAGGTATCTCCGACTATGTGGGAAGACTAGAAGACGAAAAACAGATCTTTGTGGTCAAAAATGGACTAGTCACTCCTTACCAATGA
- a CDS encoding DciA family protein, whose protein sequence is MKEESKIQKIDPQEFKNILQDLGLTEESLAEKIAVQTLAKRWVDIIGPVYANHSEPFALNGDMLVIITVHSAYKQEILFMRKRILSYSARYLGRDVVKKIEIRIGNLTPKRQKSPSYTADKTGLEGKQNLVSLAEKETDPIAKKRLLELIEFL, encoded by the coding sequence ATGAAAGAAGAATCTAAGATACAAAAAATTGATCCCCAGGAATTCAAAAACATTCTTCAAGATTTGGGTTTAACTGAAGAAAGTTTAGCGGAAAAAATTGCAGTCCAAACTTTAGCAAAACGTTGGGTCGACATAATAGGTCCAGTGTATGCGAATCATTCCGAACCGTTTGCATTAAACGGTGATATGTTGGTCATCATAACAGTTCACTCTGCATACAAACAAGAGATCCTTTTTATGAGAAAGAGGATCTTAAGTTATTCTGCTCGTTATCTAGGAAGAGATGTAGTAAAAAAAATTGAAATTAGGATAGGAAATCTCACTCCTAAAAGACAAAAATCCCCCTCATATACTGCGGATAAAACCGGATTGGAGGGCAAACAAAACCTAGTTTCTTTAGCTGAAAAAGAAACAGATCCTATCGCAAAAAAAAGACTTTTAGAACTGATTGAATTCCTCTGA
- the gyrB gene encoding DNA topoisomerase (ATP-hydrolyzing) subunit B — MSQTESSYSAGQIKILEGLEAVRKRPGMYIGTQDETGLHKMVYEVVDNSVDEAMAGHCTEITISILPDNIIEVKDNGRGIPVAIHPEKNISTIEVVMTILHAGGKFENDAYKVSGGLHGVGVSVVNALSESLEVEVYQNGKIHQQKYSRGVPKGPVNVIGDTTERGTVVRFKPDATIFTTTEFHFDVLTSRFRELAFLNKGLKLIVQDKRKPDSEKHEFIFDGGIVSFVEYLNENKHPLHKTIHFERNKDDVVAEIAIQYSDTYSENIFCFTNNINNNLGGTHLEGFRAALTRTLNDFLKKDQQLVKKQPTALSGEDLKEGITAVISVKIPQPQFNSQTKEKLVNAEIKGIMQTLTGEGLSLFFEENPAITKKILEKCILSAKAREAARKARDLTRRKSVLEGGGLPGKLADCSEKDPAASELYIVEGDSAGGSAKQGRDRHYQAILPLKGKILNVEKARLDKILGNEEIRTLVSALGTGIGEDEFNVDKARYHKIFIMTDADIDGSHIRTLLLTFFFRYMKPIIEKGFLYVAQPPLYLIKHGKTSAYLFSDKEKDEYLKSLGTEKAVIQRYKGLGEMNPEQLWETTMDPEKRVVLKVKLDDYVEAEDTFNILMGDEVNPRRRFIEVNAAKVANLDL, encoded by the coding sequence ATGAGCCAAACAGAAAGCAGTTATAGCGCAGGTCAGATCAAAATCCTAGAAGGATTAGAGGCTGTACGTAAGCGCCCCGGAATGTATATCGGGACGCAAGACGAGACCGGTCTTCATAAAATGGTCTACGAGGTAGTTGATAACTCTGTAGACGAGGCAATGGCAGGCCATTGTACAGAGATCACTATCTCTATTCTTCCTGATAACATAATAGAAGTAAAAGATAATGGGCGTGGAATTCCAGTAGCAATCCACCCAGAAAAAAATATCTCCACTATCGAAGTTGTTATGACCATCCTACATGCTGGTGGTAAGTTTGAGAACGACGCTTATAAGGTTTCTGGTGGACTCCATGGTGTGGGAGTATCTGTAGTTAATGCACTTTCTGAATCGTTGGAAGTGGAAGTTTACCAAAATGGAAAGATCCATCAGCAAAAGTATTCCAGAGGCGTGCCTAAGGGTCCTGTAAACGTAATCGGAGACACTACCGAAAGAGGGACAGTGGTCCGATTCAAGCCGGATGCGACCATTTTTACCACAACTGAATTCCATTTTGATGTGCTTACTTCTCGTTTTAGAGAATTGGCGTTTTTAAATAAGGGTCTAAAACTGATTGTTCAGGACAAAAGAAAGCCCGACTCTGAAAAACATGAGTTCATATTTGATGGAGGAATTGTTTCCTTCGTAGAATATTTGAATGAGAACAAACATCCACTTCACAAAACAATTCATTTCGAAAGAAATAAAGACGATGTAGTCGCAGAAATCGCGATCCAATACTCTGATACATATTCTGAAAATATTTTTTGTTTCACCAATAATATAAACAATAACTTGGGTGGAACTCACTTAGAGGGCTTTCGTGCTGCTCTAACTAGAACTCTTAATGATTTTTTAAAGAAAGATCAGCAACTAGTAAAAAAACAACCTACTGCATTATCTGGGGAAGATTTAAAAGAAGGAATCACTGCTGTAATTTCAGTAAAAATCCCTCAACCTCAGTTTAACTCTCAGACAAAAGAAAAATTAGTAAACGCAGAGATCAAAGGGATCATGCAAACTCTAACTGGAGAAGGTCTTTCTCTTTTCTTCGAGGAGAATCCTGCAATTACTAAAAAGATATTAGAAAAATGTATATTATCAGCTAAGGCTCGAGAAGCAGCTCGTAAGGCTCGTGACTTAACTCGTCGTAAATCGGTATTAGAAGGTGGTGGTCTTCCCGGAAAATTGGCAGACTGTTCTGAAAAGGATCCAGCTGCTTCCGAACTTTATATTGTAGAGGGAGATTCTGCCGGTGGTTCCGCTAAACAAGGAAGAGATAGACATTACCAAGCAATCCTTCCTCTAAAAGGAAAAATTCTGAACGTAGAAAAAGCACGTTTAGATAAAATTCTCGGTAACGAAGAAATTCGTACTTTGGTTTCTGCATTAGGCACCGGGATCGGCGAAGATGAATTTAATGTAGATAAAGCACGTTATCATAAAATTTTTATTATGACGGATGCGGATATAGACGGTTCTCATATTCGTACGTTACTTCTTACATTCTTTTTCCGTTATATGAAGCCCATCATCGAAAAAGGGTTTCTATATGTTGCACAACCTCCGTTGTATTTGATTAAACACGGTAAAACATCCGCTTATCTATTTTCTGATAAAGAGAAGGACGAATATCTTAAATCTCTCGGAACGGAAAAGGCAGTCATTCAACGTTACAAAGGTTTGGGTGAAATGAATCCGGAGCAACTTTGGGAAACAACAATGGATCCTGAAAAGCGAGTCGTTCTAAAAGTAAAACTCGATGATTATGTGGAAGCAGAAGATACATTTAATATACTTATGGGCGACGAAGTAAATCCGAGACGTCGCTTTATCGAAGTCAACGCGGCAAAAGTTGCGAACCTCGATCTTTAA